The proteins below come from a single Rhodanobacter sp. LX-99 genomic window:
- the phaC gene encoding class III poly(R)-hydroxyalkanoic acid synthase subunit PhaC, whose protein sequence is MQTPLRIDPARALGDIATFQRKLAAGMGHLRSMREPEYANTPRELVYSEDKLKVWHFTGYGRSASKTPLLIVYALVNTVWMTDLQADRSMVRNLLEQGEDVYLIDWGYPDGADRWLTLDDYINGYLDRCVDAVRERHGLDAINLLGICQGGAFSLCYTALHADKVKNLITMVTPVDFHTPDNMLSHWCRGMDVDLFVDTMGNIPAGLMNYIYLTLKPLRLNQQKYIGMVDILDNPAELENFLRMERWIFDSPDQAGEAFRHFIKDFYQGNKLVKGTLEIGGRPVDLGMITQPVLNIFAEQDHLVPPDASRALGKHVGTTDYTQLAFKGGHIGIYVSGRAQREVPPAIHQWLRQRA, encoded by the coding sequence ATGCAAACGCCATTGCGCATCGACCCGGCCAGGGCGCTGGGCGACATCGCCACGTTCCAGCGCAAGCTCGCCGCCGGCATGGGCCATCTGCGCAGCATGCGCGAGCCCGAGTACGCGAACACACCGCGCGAACTGGTCTACAGCGAAGACAAGTTGAAAGTGTGGCATTTCACCGGCTACGGCAGGAGCGCCTCGAAGACGCCGCTGCTGATCGTCTACGCGCTGGTCAACACAGTGTGGATGACCGACCTGCAGGCCGACCGCTCGATGGTGCGCAACCTGCTGGAGCAGGGCGAGGACGTCTACCTGATCGACTGGGGCTACCCCGACGGCGCCGACCGCTGGCTGACCCTGGACGACTACATCAACGGCTACCTCGACCGCTGCGTCGACGCGGTGCGCGAACGGCATGGACTGGATGCGATCAACCTGCTCGGCATCTGTCAGGGCGGCGCGTTCTCGCTGTGCTACACCGCGCTGCACGCGGACAAGGTGAAGAACCTGATCACCATGGTCACCCCGGTGGATTTCCATACGCCGGACAACATGCTGTCGCACTGGTGCCGCGGCATGGACGTGGACCTGTTCGTCGACACCATGGGCAACATCCCGGCGGGGCTGATGAACTACATCTACCTCACGCTGAAGCCGCTGCGGCTGAACCAGCAGAAGTACATCGGCATGGTCGACATCCTGGACAACCCGGCCGAGCTGGAGAACTTCCTGCGCATGGAGCGCTGGATCTTCGATTCGCCGGACCAGGCCGGCGAGGCGTTCCGCCATTTCATCAAGGATTTCTACCAGGGCAACAAGCTGGTCAAGGGCACGCTCGAGATCGGCGGCCGGCCGGTGGACCTGGGCATGATCACCCAGCCGGTGCTGAACATCTTCGCCGAGCAGGATCACCTGGTGCCGCCGGATGCCTCGCGCGCGCTGGGCAAGCATGTCGGCACCACCGACTACACCCAGCTCGCGTTCAAGGGCGGCCACATCGGCATCTACGTGTCCGGCCGCGCCCAGCGCGAGGTGCCGCCGGCGATCCATCAGTGGTTGCGCCAGCGCGCGTAA